The DNA sequence TCCTACTGTTTAATGAAAAGGTGATGCACCAAAGGCAGGGTACAGTAAAACTACACAGAGGGAGAAAAGAGAGGATTCAAAGGTCATTCTTAAAACATGATCCGTCCGTCTGTCCACCACACGTTCAGTCCGACAGGTCGCTGCCCGGGTGTGGAAGCTCCGTGTGGGTGGCAGGTGACGTTTGGGGAGGGCCGCCGGGACGAGGAAGGGGCTGGACAGGCGCAGGGAAGGAGCGGGAAGGGGGGCTCAAGTGCACTGGTGATATCACTTTTAAAGTACAGAGAACAGGGGAAGATTCATTCAGAACTACAAGCTCCCCCCCAACCCTTCctctcatccatccatccatccacccacccaTCCGTCCAATCATTAACCGACTGAAAGCAAAACGCTGAAAAAGCGTAACGGAGAGCACGCCGCCTccttttgtttttccatcactCTCTCCGTCGGTCCATCCATATGTtttgtttggtgtgtgtgtgtgtgtgtatctgccAGTGTCGGGTGTTTAGTAGTGCTTCTCACCTCCCTgctgcgtgtttgtgtgtgtgtacgcatATATCAGTAtctgtatgcgtgtgtgtgcatgtgccaCAGCGCTCATACGGCGTACAGTTCATAGATCTTCTTGGCACAGTACGCCAGGGCCGCCAACGCTATCGTGTTGTGCAGTCTCTTTCTGTGCACGTCGTCCCGCCGAACCAGAACCACTGGCGAGGAGGAGGTGAGCGTGTGCAGCGGCAGCCGCGAGAGCTTCTGACTGTCGTACTCCACCTGGTATTTGCAGCAGGGGTCGAACTGCCAGGAGATGCCGTAGAGCGCGGCGCAGGCCAGGCTCAGAGCGCCAGCGGGGAGCGCCACGTAACGGGAGTAGTCGGCGGGAA is a window from the Onychostoma macrolepis isolate SWU-2019 chromosome 03, ASM1243209v1, whole genome shotgun sequence genome containing:
- the tmem11 gene encoding transmembrane protein 11, mitochondrial isoform X2; its protein translation is MAATECYIVHEIYNGENAQEQFEYELEQALEAQYRYIVIEPTRIGDETARWVAVGNCLHKSAVLAGATCLLTPLALPADYSRYVALPAGALSLACAALYGISWQFDPCCKYQVEYDSQKLSRLPLHTLTSSSPVVLVRRDDVHRKRLHNTIALAALAYCAKKIYELYAV
- the tmem11 gene encoding transmembrane protein 11, mitochondrial isoform X1, encoding MASLGRRRGVPVNRERGVMAATECYIVHEIYNGENAQEQFEYELEQALEAQYRYIVIEPTRIGDETARWVAVGNCLHKSAVLAGATCLLTPLALPADYSRYVALPAGALSLACAALYGISWQFDPCCKYQVEYDSQKLSRLPLHTLTSSSPVVLVRRDDVHRKRLHNTIALAALAYCAKKIYELYAV